The following are encoded in a window of Pseudomonadota bacterium genomic DNA:
- a CDS encoding helix-turn-helix transcriptional regulator, which yields MAKPFLGHMEDLRKTVARNLRRLRQEKGWSQEELAFRAEVDRSYISMLETGNSYSATITMLGKLAAALEIEPVELLTRK from the coding sequence ATGGCCAAGCCTTTTCTTGGTCATATGGAAGATTTGCGAAAAACTGTTGCCCGGAATTTGCGTCGGTTACGGCAGGAAAAAGGCTGGTCACAGGAGGAACTGGCGTTCCGTGCGGAAGTCGACCGCAGCTATATCAGCATGCTGGAAACCGGAAACTCATACAGCGCAACAATCACCATGCTCGGCAAACTGGCCGCCGCCCTGGAAATTGAACCTGTCGAACTGCTCACCAGAAAATAA
- a CDS encoding SRPBCC family protein yields the protein MKNTVRLHHVLAAKPEKVYRAFVDPDAMAKWLPPNGFTCKVHHADVRVGGTYRMSFTNFTTGKSHAFGGEYRELVPGKRLRYTDNFEDPALAGEIPVTIDLREVSVGTELHIVQEGLPDVIPLEACYLGWQESLRNLARLVEPEINQ from the coding sequence ATGAAAAACACTGTCCGCCTGCACCACGTCCTGGCCGCAAAGCCGGAAAAGGTCTACCGCGCCTTTGTTGATCCCGATGCCATGGCAAAGTGGCTGCCACCCAACGGCTTTACCTGCAAGGTGCACCATGCCGACGTCCGGGTCGGCGGCACGTACAGGATGTCATTCACGAACTTCACCACAGGCAAAAGCCATGCATTCGGAGGCGAGTACAGGGAGCTCGTGCCCGGTAAACGGCTGCGCTATACGGACAATTTTGAGGATCCGGCCCTGGCGGGGGAAATCCCGGTGACGATAGACCTCAGGGAAGTATCTGTCGGGACAGAACTGCATATCGTCCAGGAAGGCCTTCCGGATGTTATACCGCTGGAAGCCTGTTATCTGGGCTGGCAGGAATCGCTCCGCAACCTGGCGCGGC